A portion of the Musa acuminata AAA Group cultivar baxijiao chromosome BXJ1-1, Cavendish_Baxijiao_AAA, whole genome shotgun sequence genome contains these proteins:
- the LOC135587993 gene encoding transmembrane 9 superfamily member 2-like yields the protein MDSRTCLSTSEPIAPFGLPRLGNEGSRILKMELSTLVLLVMACGLRVGADGTNHRYKEGDHVPLFANKAGPFHNPSETYRYYDLPFCSPEHVTEKTEALGEVLSGDRMVDAPYLLNFLEEQQSNLYDSHACAQK from the exons ATGGACTCTCGCACGTGCCTATCCACCAGCGAGCCGATCGCCCCCTTCGGTCTTCCTCGGCTCGGGAACGAAG GTTCGAGGATCTTGAAGATGGAGTTATCTACGTTGGTTCTTCTCGTAATGGCTTGTGGTTTGAGGGTGGGAGCTGATGGAACCAATCATAGGTACAAAGAGGGTGATCATGTCCCCCTATTTGCCAATAAGGCCGGACCTTTCCACAACCCCAG CGAGACATATCGTTACTATGACTTGCCATTCTGCTCACCAG AGCATGTTACCGAAAAGACGGAAGCCCTTGGGGAAGTTCTAAGTGGTGATCGTATGGTCGATGCACCGTACTTATTAAATTTTCTGGAGGAGCAGCAGTCAAACCTCTACGATTCTCATGCGTGTGctcaaaaatga
- the LOC135587808 gene encoding protein CUP-SHAPED COTYLEDON 2-like: MDPVDVVPSGYRFLPTAEELVVDYLANCVAGTRLPSRAVAFADVYGTEPWNLLCNGRQEGYFFAERKPKNSGGPRVDRRAGTGSWTLNKKQEPVKSIVDGREMVVGRKSFLSFNDGRRKNSGWVMYEYEMCSPGFERRVLCHVKKSSHHAISGGNFIKKVESTFTEAATETISGGSLVGQKRNREESSTLSAKALTPSKKPAHSLQSDVSPPPTAVVQHPISARPVTPPESRLSSVDSVAPNEAGVPSAALSSTDVGGGEPLITVEELEAFLASPSPSVDLGDEQNCIDDAFFTREVEASLMSDDTDTASNTIPKASPSGLVDPRLMPDDTRIDSTTVVEVSTSSSSIDLVACEKMYFTDDPFFWSLEEVHAFLMSDDTFAASTTEQMACVDDARSTTPKALQASLISDGTGTDSTTAEVVSSSSSYDFVGYEQTENVVDVDDFMQEIDALMKSDDTPVDSAMISWLEQ, encoded by the coding sequence ATGGATCCCGTCGACGTCGTTCCGAGTGGttacaggttccttcccacggcggaggaactcgtgGTCGACTACCTCGCCAACTGCGTTGCCGGCACACGGCTCCCTagccgcgctgtcgccttcgccgatgtctacggcaccgagccgtggaatcttctctgcaacggtcgacaggagggctatttctttgcggagcgcaagcccaagaacagcggcGGCCCGCGCGTCGATCGAAGGGCCGGCACCGGTTCTTGGACTCTGAACAAAAAGCAAGAACCCGTCAAGTCCATCGTCGacgggcgcgagatggtggtggGACGAAAGAGCTTCCTCTCCTTCAACGATGGCCGGCGGAAAAACTCCGGGTGGGTAATGTATGAGTATGAGATGTGTTCCCCGGGcttcgagagacgagttctctgtcacgttaAGAAGAGTTCGCATCATGCCATCTCCGGCGGCAATTTCATCAAAAAGGTTGAGTCGACGTTCACGGAGGCCGCGACAGAGACGATCTCCGGCGGCAGCCTCGTTGGgcagaagagaaatagagaggaatcttctactctctcagCAAAAGCATTGACTCCCTCAAAGAAGCCAGCACATTCATTgcagtccgacgtctcaccacctccaaccgcggtggtgcaacaTCCCATATCGGCTCGTCCTGTGACACCCCCGGAGAGTCGTCTTTCCTCGGTCGACTCAgttgcaccgaacgaagccggagtcccATCCGCCGCTCTATCGTCAACGGATGTCGGCGGAGGTGAGCCCTTGATAACTGTGGAAGAActcgaagcattcttggcttcgccttcgccgtcggtcgatcttggcgaTGAACAGAACTGCATCGACGATGCTTTCTTCACCCGAGAGGTTGAAGCCTCCTTgatgtcggatgacaccgacacagcctcgaataccatcccgaaggcctcgCCGTCAGGCCTTGTCGATCCTCGCTtgatgcccgatgacactcgaattgattcgaccacggtcgtaGAGGTTTCCACGTCATCGTCGTCGATCGACTTGGTCGCGTGTGAGAAGATGTACTTCACCGACGATCCCTTCTTTTGGAGCCTGGAAGAGGTCCATGCCTTCCtgatgtccgatgacaccttCGCTGCATCGACTACGGAACAAATGGCGTGCGTGGACGATGCTCGCTCGACAACCCCGAAAGCGTTGCAAGCCTCGTTGATTTCTGATGGCACCGGCACTGATTCGACCACGGCCGAAGTGGTTTCGTCGTCATCGTCGTACGACTTTGTTGGGTATGAGCAGACGGAGAACGTAGTTGATGTCGACGACTTCATGCAAGAGATCGATGCCCTCATGAAGTCCGATGACACACCTGTGGATTCGGCAATGATCTCGTGGCTGGAGCAGTAG